A window of Proteus columbae contains these coding sequences:
- a CDS encoding Tn3 family transposase yields MSTQVIGANEYEGHFAFDLLYNNSSDIQPNTLSTDTHGTNNVNFAILDFFGYTFAPRYAKMKKVFFELFEVTEENGGRIQLKKDINHKLIAEEWDNIQHIVCSLSRKTTTQSTIIRKLSNGKSRRLSALHEYDRLIKSIYVLEYVDNSTLRHYVQQALNRGEAYHQLKRAITSVNGNKFRGGNDYQVSQWGSRDFPL; encoded by the coding sequence GTGAGTACGCAAGTCATTGGCGCTAACGAATATGAAGGTCACTTTGCTTTTGACTTACTCTATAACAACTCTTCAGATATACAGCCTAATACCTTATCGACCGATACGCATGGTACCAATAATGTTAACTTCGCTATATTAGATTTCTTTGGTTACACATTCGCCCCTCGATACGCGAAAATGAAAAAGGTGTTTTTTGAGCTATTTGAAGTGACTGAAGAGAACGGAGGCCGTATTCAATTAAAGAAAGATATTAATCATAAGCTAATTGCTGAAGAATGGGACAATATTCAGCATATTGTTTGTTCATTGAGTCGTAAAACCACCACTCAAAGCACAATCATTAGAAAGTTGAGTAACGGCAAGAGCCGAAGATTGTCAGCATTGCATGAGTACGACCGTTTAATTAAATCTATTTATGTTTTGGAGTATGTTGATAATTCAACGTTGCGTCATTACGTCCAGCAAGCCTTGAACAGAGGTGAAGCATACCATCAGTTAAAACGTGCTATTACTTCAGTTAATGGCAATAAATTTCGTGGGGGGAATGATTACCAAGTATCACAATGGGGTTCTAGGGATTTTCCCCTCTAA
- the umuC gene encoding translesion error-prone DNA polymerase V subunit UmuC, which yields MPTLKNRQRVGLGDFSGVRRQQPMRQNGCSLTRLFLAGILSQLYALYADLSSRVMRTLEEMAPRVEVYSIDEAFLDLTGIESAISLVEFGQQVRERIGHWIGITVCVGIAPTKTLAKLANHAAKKYPATQGVVDLTNPDRQRRLLALVPVDDVWGVGRRLSKRLNALGITTALDLANASPRAIRDQFSEVLERTVRELNGESCIELEEIPPTKKQIVCSRSFGVKVTHFEFLSEAVCEYATRATEKLRKEQQQAKVLTVFIRTSPFKDNEPQYSNSASGELLIPSCDTRDFIELANHLLKRIWKDGFRYAKAGVMLSDFYDPGMFQPGLFDDVSTRSNSQQLMSVLDTINQSGAGKVFFAGQGLKKDWSMKREHLSPAYTTRWDQLPRVK from the coding sequence ATGCCCACCTTAAAAAATAGACAGCGGGTTGGGCTGGGTGATTTTTCTGGTGTTAGACGCCAGCAACCCATGCGGCAGAATGGTTGCTCACTTACTCGTCTATTTTTAGCGGGAATTCTTAGCCAACTGTACGCGCTGTATGCAGATTTAAGCAGTCGAGTGATGCGCACTTTGGAGGAGATGGCACCACGAGTAGAGGTTTACTCTATTGACGAAGCGTTTTTGGATTTAACCGGTATTGAGTCTGCCATATCTCTTGTCGAGTTCGGACAACAAGTGCGAGAGCGCATAGGCCACTGGATTGGGATCACCGTCTGTGTAGGCATTGCACCGACTAAAACACTCGCCAAACTGGCTAACCATGCCGCCAAAAAATATCCAGCTACTCAGGGGGTTGTAGACCTGACCAATCCAGATCGGCAACGTCGATTGCTCGCATTAGTCCCGGTTGATGATGTTTGGGGCGTTGGTAGACGGCTTTCTAAGCGTTTAAATGCGTTGGGTATCACCACAGCCTTAGATCTCGCCAATGCCTCTCCTAGAGCCATCAGAGACCAGTTTTCAGAGGTTTTAGAAAGAACCGTCAGAGAGCTCAATGGTGAGTCGTGCATTGAACTTGAAGAGATCCCGCCAACTAAGAAGCAAATCGTCTGTAGCCGTTCATTTGGCGTAAAAGTGACGCACTTTGAATTTTTAAGTGAAGCCGTATGCGAATACGCAACCCGCGCCACTGAGAAACTTCGCAAAGAACAGCAGCAAGCCAAAGTGCTGACCGTGTTCATACGTACCAGCCCCTTTAAGGACAACGAGCCGCAGTACAGCAACTCTGCATCGGGTGAATTGCTAATCCCCAGTTGCGACACGCGGGATTTTATCGAGCTGGCCAATCACTTACTCAAGCGGATATGGAAGGATGGTTTTCGTTATGCCAAAGCGGGCGTCATGCTGTCTGACTTTTACGATCCTGGCATGTTTCAACCAGGACTATTCGATGACGTATCGACCCGCTCTAATAGCCAGCAGCTAATGTCTGTATTGGACACCATTAACCAAAGCGGTGCCGGAAAGGTTTTCTTTGCTGGACAAGGACTCAAGAAAGATTGGTCGATGAAGCGAGAGCATTTGTCTCCCGCTTATACAACACGCTGGGACCAGTTACCGCGAGTGAAGTAG